Proteins encoded in a region of the Desulforegula conservatrix Mb1Pa genome:
- a CDS encoding transposase: MSERQSLSHSTWECKYHVVWIPKYRKKTIYVELRKYLGDVFRDLARQKESAIL, translated from the coding sequence ATGAGCGAGAGACAAAGCCTAAGCCATAGTACCTGGGAATGCAAGTATCATGTAGTATGGATTCCAAAGTATAGAAAAAAGACTATTTATGTAGAATTGAGGAAATATTTGGGAGATGTATTTCGAGATTTGGCCAGACAAAAAGAAAGTGCAATATTG